CCTACGGAAGAGGATATTTTGAGCAATTCCGTGAGGATGATGGATTGGCCACCTACAATATTGATCCGATTGAGATTGGAGGTGAAACCATTGAGCAGAGCGATCTGGTTCGCCGTCGCTGGTTGGACAATGATTTCTATGGGGTGATAGCTTCCAATGAATATCGGTTAGAGGATGAGTGGAATCTGACCATTGGCGGAGCTTATAACGAGTACGACGGCGATCACTTTGGTGAAGTGATCTGGGCAGAGTTTGCCGGAGAGAGTCAGCCCGGCGATCGTTACTACAACAACAACGGTTTTAAAACAGATTTCAACATTTACGGAAAACTGAATTACTACTTCAGCTCATCCTTTAACACCTATCTGGACCTGCAGTACCGTGCGGTAACCTACCGTTTTCTTGGTCTTCGGATTGATGGAAACACCGGGGAGGTAAACGATGTAACTCAGCGAGACCGCATCAATTTCTTTAACCCGAAAGCGGGATTTGTCTACCGTTTTGCGGATGGACAACGAGCATTTGCCTCACTCAGCGTTGGTGGGAAAGAGCCTACACGACGCGACTATGTCGAGTCGACCGAAGAGAGCCGGCCCGATCCGGAGCGTCTCTTCGATTATGAACTGGGTTACCATGGCGATTTTGGCCGGTACAGTCTGGGAGTAAATCTCTACTACATGCTCTACAAAGATCAGCTGATTACAACCGGGGAAATGAACGATGTTGGAAACACGGTTCGCGAAAATGTACCGGATAGCTACCGGACGGGAGTTGAACTTCAGCTTGGAGCCCGGATCACAAATCAATTTCAGTGGAACGGTAATCTGACATTCAGCCAAAATAAAGTGAATGAGTATGAATATTTCCTGGATGATTTTGATCAGGGAACTCAGGAACGCTTTCTGTTTGAGGATGTGGATATTGCCTTGTCTCCCTCAACCATCGCGAACTCTATTCTTTCATATCAGTCCGGCGGATTCAGAACAGAGTGGATCTCAAAATTTGTATCTCGCCAGTATCTGGATAATACCCAGAACGAAAACCGGTCGATTGATCCCTACTGGGTGAATGATCTGGTTGTTCGCTATCACTGGGATGCATTGCCATTTGTTCGAAGTCTGACCGCTTCATTAACTGTCAATAACATCCTGAATGAGAAGTATGTAGCCAATGGTTATACATTTGGCTGGATTTCGGGTGGCGAGCAGCGTCACTTCAACTACTACTACCCTCAGGCTGAGCGTCATGTGATGTTCAACATGAAGGTTGGGTTTTAGTTAACAGATATAAAAAGACCTGACAAATTTAAAACATTTGTCAGGTCTTCCCATCTGCCGGCCATGAATTAGACGCTGTCACAACCGGTAGGTACTGACCTGCAAGCGTCCGGCAGGACCTGGCAGCGTCATGAATGGTTCACATCACTAAGCTTACTCTGCGAAAATCCGCGAATTCATCTGCCCCGAATGCTCGGGGCGAGAACCATTGTTCAATCGATAGATGTTCTCATATAGAATTCCCTCAGTAAATTATTCCGTAGGAATAGCCTGTTTTTAGAAAGATGAGTGAAAAATGAAATCACTCCATAGGAGTGTTCTTTCTATTTTGTGCTAATAATTTCGCCCTGTGTAGCAGGAAGCTCCTATGGAGCTAATACCATATAACTCAATAACTCATTTAATACTATAAACAGGATACTCCTCCGGAGTTGATTTAAAGCGTTGCACATCTAATAACAAACATCCCTCAGCGAAAATCTGCGTATCCATCTGCGATAATCAGCGAGAACCACCGTTTGAAACGCAGACGTGTAGAGATATCAAGTCAGAAACACCCCTCCCGGTTTCACCGTACTCCCCTCAAGGGGAGATTTATCTGAACCTGCAAAGAGTGACAGGTCTTAATTTAATTCGCTTCTTCTATTTGTACCGGGATTTTTGTCTCTTCCCAGTGAATGATCATATGGCCGGATTCTTCCGTAACCTCATCAAAATAGATCATCATCTGCTCCATAAATTCCCCTTCCTGCGGATCCACAGAAACACGGAGAACATCCATCGTTGGATCGTACTCTGTACCCCACGAGAGATTGCTGTTAAAAATGACGTTCCACTCCTCTAAACCCGGCAATGTGTAGAGTGAATAGGTTCCGGCATTTAATTCTCTACCCTCAACAAGCACATTGTCTGAAAACGTTATTACAGTGGATTCATTTGCACCCGTTCTCCATACTTCATCATAAGGAACCAGATCTCCGAAAATCTCCCGGTCCCTAACACCCGGTCGACCGTACGTTACAGTAACCACCGTCGTGCCAATGGTTTGCGAAACGGAGGCATTCGGGCTTACCCGCGGACTGTCATTTCCGCGTTCCTGTGCATTAGCGGAGGAAGCGAAGATCAGGCTGAATCCTAAAACTGCAGCAATAATGGTAGATTGAATATTCATGGATTAAGTGATTTAATTTAAGTTGAAATAAGTTGATGTAAACTATACAGATAAAATTGATGCGATTTTTTAAAATCGTTCAAATCGCTAGAAATATTTAAAGACGCTGTCGTAGTGGGCATCAAGTTTTAATCTGCCACGAAATCTCTAAGGCCCAAAGATGCACAAAGTTTTATTCTGCGAAACTCAGCGCATTCATCTGCGCAAATCTGCGAGAAATTAGACGCTGTCAGGTTCTCCGAACGCTTACAGGTCTTCAACCAATTACAGTGACTCCTGAAGCAGGTGCGGAAAATCCTTTTTGAACTTCGCCAATTTCGGTGCAATCACAACAGAACAGTAACCCGCGTTGGGATTGTTATTGAAATAGTTCTGATGATAATCCTCAGCGGTACTGTAATTACTTAACGGTGTGATTTCCGTGACAATCTTGCTGTCCCACAAGTCTGACTCATCCGTTCGCTTCAAAGACTCTTCAGCAATCTTTTTCTGCTCAAGTGAATTAAAAAATATCGCCGATCGATACTGAGTCCCTACATCAGCTCCCTGCCTGTTCAGGGTTGTAGGGTCGTGCGTATGCCAGAAAACCTCCAACAATTCATCAAAGCTGATTTCATTTGGATCAAATGTAACTTTAGCCACTTCGGCATGACCGGTATTTCCACTCACAACCTGATTGTATGTTGGATTTTCAACATGGCCGCCGGCATAACCTGATTCCACTGCCACAACGCCGTTTACCCGTTGGTAAATCGCCTCTACACACCAAAAACAGCCTGCACCTAATACAGCTGTTTCATAGTTCTCATTTTGCGCATCTGCCTGATCAGTCATAGTAAATAAGATCGAAATTAAAATTAGTAACAGTTTCATAAATAAATTTCCGGTTTGTTTCCTTCTGTTTGCTAAACATCACACTTTTGGAATTCGTGCCCTGTTTACCGCGATGACGCAGAGAACGCTGAAGATTATATTTAAACAGTAAGATCAATTATAGTATTAACCCAAAATACCCGGGCTTTAAAAATTAAAACTTAAAATTTGGAGCTTAGGATTTGGTACTTGGAGCCTGGTGCTTGAAATTTGGATCTTGGAGCTTGAAATTCACCCTCTATTTCAACACACCTTCAAGATATTCCCACAAATTTTCAGCAACGATCTTGTGCCCTTCTTCTGTAGGATGAATCCCGTCGGCCTGATTCAGTTCAGGATCTCCTCCTACATCTTCCAGAATAAAAGGCATAAATATCACATCATTCTCTTCAGACAGTTCTGTAAAAACCTCCCGGAATCTTGTGGTATAATGCTCTCCCATATTTGGCGGAGCTTCCATACCGGTCAGAATGATTTCCACTTCGGGATATTTCTCTTCCACTTTATTGATGATACCCTGCAGATTCTGTTTGGTGTTCTCCGGATCAATACCCCTCAAACCGTCATTGCCGCCCAGTTCAAGAACAAATACATCCACAGGTTGCTGCAGTACCCAGTCAATCCGACGCAAGCCACCGGCTGATGTCTCACCGCTTAATCCGGCATTCACAACGGTATGGTTCAATCCCAATGAATCCAGTTTCTGCTGAAGAATTGCGGGGAAGGCATCCTCCTCTTCAATCCCGTATCCCGCCGTGATACTGTCACCAAATATCAGTATCTGTTTCTCCTGCGCAAATAAGGCTGTTGAAAGAAAAAAGCTCATCACTACCAATACAACCTTTAATAAAACGTTTCGTTTACAATTCATAACTAAATAAGATACTTTATTCGGAATGTTTTCCGTCATACAACGTGTTTGTGTGTTTGTTTCTTAAGTGGAGATCCTTCACTTCGTTCAGGATGACAAGCGTCATTCTGAGTGCAACGAAGAATCTGCTTTGGATTAATTCCAAATTAGTAGATCCTTCACTTTGCTCAGGATGACAACACGTCATTCTGAGTGCAACGAAGAATCTGCATTTAATTAATTCCAAACTGGGAGATCCTTCACTTCGTTCAGGATGACGAGGTGTCATTCAGAAAGACAATATTTCCTCGAATATCTTTTTCACAACTAACTTAATATCAATGAATCACAGTTCCATCCTTTCCGTTCAAAAAGTAACGAAAACTTTTGTCAGCGGAGATCATAAATTAACCGTACTCGATACCATTTCCTTTAATGTGGAAAAGGGAACAACCTGTGCAATTGTCGGCCCATCCGGCAGTGGTAAAACCACACTTTTAGGACTCTGTGCCGGACTCGACCGTCCAACATCCGGGCGCGTTGTCTTAAACGGCCAGCCTATTTCAAACATGAAAGAGGATGAACTGAACAGTGTACGGAACGAACAGATTGGTTTTGTATTTCAGTCTTTTCAACTGATCTCTACCCTTACGGCTCTTGAAAATGTAATGGTACCCGTTGAACTGCGCGGTGTACCCTATCGCGAAGTGGAACAGAAAGCGAAAGAGCTGCTGGCACAGGTTGGTTTGAAGGAGCGTCTTCATCACTATCCAAATCAGCTTTCGGGCGGGGAACAGCAGCGGGTGGGTCTTGCACGTGCGTTTATCCACAAACCGGATATTCTGTTTGCTGATGAACCCACCGGAAATCTCGACAGTGAAACCGGCGAACAGATAGAAGATCTACTATTTGACCTGAACAGGGAGTCCGGCACTACTCTGATTATTGTAACACACGATCGTGAGTTGGCGGAAAAATGTGACCGGATCATTGAATTAAAGAGCGGCGAAATTTTCAGGGATACACAGCCCGGCGAATCAGAACCTGAGTTTGCATCCGAGGAAACCGTAAACGCAGAAATCAAACCGGCCGGATGAAACTAATTCGAGAACTACTTAATCCATTCAGCTGGAAGCTGGCATGGCGCGATGCGCGTCCACAATGGAAAAGCCTCTTTCTTTATACCTCAGCAGTCATTGCCGGTGTAGCTGCTTTGGTCGCAATCCTTTCATTCCGAAATGACGTTCTTCTCACGGTCGAGGATCAGTCACGTGAACTTCTGGGAGCTGACCTCGAAGTTCGGATGAATCAACCCTACCCGGACGAAATTCAATCATATATCGACTCAATCGGTGGCAGTCAAGCTGAGGGAATTGAGTTCAGCTCCATGGTAATTTATGGACCTGATGGATTGAGCCGGCTTTCTCAAATTCGTGCCATTGACGGCCCTTACCCCATGTACGGTGAATTTGAAACAATTCCGGCCGATGCCGCACAGCGCTATCAAAGTGAGAGCAGTGTTCTTGTGGAGCAATCTGCCATGAAGCAGTTCAACCTGCAGCCCGGTGACAGCATTCAGGTCGGAAACATTCGACTGCCAATAGCGGGTGAACTTATCTCTGTACCCGGAGAAGCCGCCGCTTTTTCACTGATTGGTCCGCGAGTTTATCTCTCAAAAAACCTGCTCGAAGGCTCCTCCCTGCTCGACCGCGGCAGCCGGGTCACATACAAGAGTTACTTACAGCTTGATGACCCTGAAGTGATTACCTCTGCCGTTGAGGGACTGCGGGAGTTCCGGGATGAACATCGTGTACGATATGACACCGTTGAAACCCGCAAGGAGGACTTTGATGAAATTGTATCCAACCTGAGTAAATTTTTAGGACTCATTGCTTTTGTAGCACTTCTTCTGGGTGGCCTGGGAGTTTCCAGCGCTGTGCACGTATATCTCAAACGCAAAACATCGATGGTGGCAACACTGCGATGTATGGGAATGCGAGCCGAACAGATCTTAGCTGCTGTGGCGATTCAGATATCCATCTTAGGGTTTATCGGTGCCGCTGCCGGTACACTCATTGGACTGGTTTTACAGTTCTATCTCCCCACTCTTTTTACCGATCTGCTTCCATTTGAAATTGTTCAGGCTATTTCAATGCAGGCTATTGGGTTGGGTCTTTTTACCGGAATTTTAATCAGCGTTGTCTTTTCACTGCTGCCGCTGGCGGGTATCAGTACGGTTTCGCCCATGATGACACTCCGAAAAACGGATTTCTCACCCATTCAGGCACTTTCTATCAGAGTAAAAACAGTGACCATAGCGTTTACGCTGGCAATTCTGATATTAATTATCGGATTTCTAACTGAAAGCATTACGGTTGCCGGAGTTTTCACCCTTAGTTTGATCGGTTTCGTCATTTTGCTACGGGCAACGGCATCTCTGCTTATGGCCGGTGTAAAGGGACTCCGTTTAAAGTCGTTCACCTATGTTTGGAGACAGGGAGCGGCCAACCTGTTTCGGCCAAATAACCAAACCTCCATGCTGATGACAACCCTCGGTATGGGCATGCTCTTAATAGGTACACTCTATCTGTCTCAGGATGCCATTTTACAGCGCATCGATCTGCAGTTTTCTGATGACATGCCAAATCTGGTTCTCTACGATATTCAAACCGATCAGAATGATGATATTCTGAATATTATTGAAGAAAATGAAGGACGAGTTCTGCAAAACGTCCCGATTATTTCAATGAGGCTTGCAAAATGGAACGGTTTAACTCCTTCCGAAGTCAGAGAAGATTCAACCATCAATGTGCGCGGATGGGCTCTTGGCCGGGAGTACAGGGTTACGTACAGAAGTGAACTTCGCGAATCAGAAACTTTGACAGATGGGGAATGGATTGGAGAAGCGGATGGAATAAACTCCGTTGTTCCTATTTCGATCGCAACAAATATTGAAGATGACCTCAACGTGTCGGTTGGTGACTCTCTCACATTTAATGTGCAGGGTGTTCCGGTTGAAACACGTATTGCCAGTATCCGCGATGTTGATTTCACCCGGCCCGAACCCAACTTTTTTGTTCTGTTTCCTTCCGGAGTTCTGGAAGCCGCACCTCAGTTTTTTGCAACCGTTATTCAAACGAGCGGAGATGATCAGACCAACGCCATTCAGCAAGCTGTAGTGCAGCAGCATCCCAATATTTCTGCAATTGATATCGGGATAGCTCTGCAAAGTGTTCAGGAGTTTCTGAACAAAATTGCTATGGCCGTACAGTTTATGGCGCTCTTCAGCATTTTAACCGGATTTATTGTACTGGGTGGATCCATTGCGATCAGCCGCCGACAGAGAACACGCGAGTCTGTACTGTTGCGTACCTTAGGCGCCAACAAAAAAC
This is a stretch of genomic DNA from Rhodohalobacter barkolensis. It encodes these proteins:
- a CDS encoding TonB-dependent receptor, which encodes MIAAHCPPPSIAFKIDGGIMSFYLKLFSLIIPILFGTSLQSLSQTIEGRVTDGDTGEPLAGASILEVGTENGTSTDADGEFSLRLRESGYELRISFIGYQTQTVSFTETDSYLEIELTSQPVTAGEVFVNALRVDDSTPVAYSNISRDAIEIRNTGQDIPMLVSTSPSVVSASDAGAGIGYTNMRIRGVDQARINVTVNGIPMNDSESHGVFWVNMPDFASSTQNIQIQRGVGTSTHGASAFGATMNLQSALMRPDSYGEVDLGVGAYGTQKATVQLGSGLMDNGWQVEGRLSKIDSDGYIDRAESDLRSFYLSAARHGDRSLLKADVFSGQERTYQAWNGVPEPILENNPNQLENYITDLWLGQEEADRWRNSLGNRQFNEYTYEDQVDNYQQDHYQLHYSYKLTDNWTTNTSLHYTYGRGYFEQFREDDGLATYNIDPIEIGGETIEQSDLVRRRWLDNDFYGVIASNEYRLEDEWNLTIGGAYNEYDGDHFGEVIWAEFAGESQPGDRYYNNNGFKTDFNIYGKLNYYFSSSFNTYLDLQYRAVTYRFLGLRIDGNTGEVNDVTQRDRINFFNPKAGFVYRFADGQRAFASLSVGGKEPTRRDYVESTEESRPDPERLFDYELGYHGDFGRYSLGVNLYYMLYKDQLITTGEMNDVGNTVRENVPDSYRTGVELQLGARITNQFQWNGNLTFSQNKVNEYEYFLDDFDQGTQERFLFEDVDIALSPSTIANSILSYQSGGFRTEWISKFVSRQYLDNTQNENRSIDPYWVNDLVVRYHWDALPFVRSLTASLTVNNILNEKYVANGYTFGWISGGEQRHFNYYYPQAERHVMFNMKVGF
- a CDS encoding DUF2911 domain-containing protein, with product MNIQSTIIAAVLGFSLIFASSANAQERGNDSPRVSPNASVSQTIGTTVVTVTYGRPGVRDREIFGDLVPYDEVWRTGANESTVITFSDNVLVEGRELNAGTYSLYTLPGLEEWNVIFNSNLSWGTEYDPTMDVLRVSVDPQEGEFMEQMMIYFDEVTEESGHMIIHWEETKIPVQIEEAN
- the msrA gene encoding peptide-methionine (S)-S-oxide reductase MsrA, producing MKLLLILISILFTMTDQADAQNENYETAVLGAGCFWCVEAIYQRVNGVVAVESGYAGGHVENPTYNQVVSGNTGHAEVAKVTFDPNEISFDELLEVFWHTHDPTTLNRQGADVGTQYRSAIFFNSLEQKKIAEESLKRTDESDLWDSKIVTEITPLSNYSTAEDYHQNYFNNNPNAGYCSVVIAPKLAKFKKDFPHLLQESL
- a CDS encoding arylesterase; protein product: MNCKRNVLLKVVLVVMSFFLSTALFAQEKQILIFGDSITAGYGIEEEDAFPAILQQKLDSLGLNHTVVNAGLSGETSAGGLRRIDWVLQQPVDVFVLELGGNDGLRGIDPENTKQNLQGIINKVEEKYPEVEIILTGMEAPPNMGEHYTTRFREVFTELSEENDVIFMPFILEDVGGDPELNQADGIHPTEEGHKIVAENLWEYLEGVLK
- a CDS encoding ABC transporter ATP-binding protein, whose amino-acid sequence is MNHSSILSVQKVTKTFVSGDHKLTVLDTISFNVEKGTTCAIVGPSGSGKTTLLGLCAGLDRPTSGRVVLNGQPISNMKEDELNSVRNEQIGFVFQSFQLISTLTALENVMVPVELRGVPYREVEQKAKELLAQVGLKERLHHYPNQLSGGEQQRVGLARAFIHKPDILFADEPTGNLDSETGEQIEDLLFDLNRESGTTLIIVTHDRELAEKCDRIIELKSGEIFRDTQPGESEPEFASEETVNAEIKPAG
- a CDS encoding ABC transporter permease, with protein sequence MKLIRELLNPFSWKLAWRDARPQWKSLFLYTSAVIAGVAALVAILSFRNDVLLTVEDQSRELLGADLEVRMNQPYPDEIQSYIDSIGGSQAEGIEFSSMVIYGPDGLSRLSQIRAIDGPYPMYGEFETIPADAAQRYQSESSVLVEQSAMKQFNLQPGDSIQVGNIRLPIAGELISVPGEAAAFSLIGPRVYLSKNLLEGSSLLDRGSRVTYKSYLQLDDPEVITSAVEGLREFRDEHRVRYDTVETRKEDFDEIVSNLSKFLGLIAFVALLLGGLGVSSAVHVYLKRKTSMVATLRCMGMRAEQILAAVAIQISILGFIGAAAGTLIGLVLQFYLPTLFTDLLPFEIVQAISMQAIGLGLFTGILISVVFSLLPLAGISTVSPMMTLRKTDFSPIQALSIRVKTVTIAFTLAILILIIGFLTESITVAGVFTLSLIGFVILLRATASLLMAGVKGLRLKSFTYVWRQGAANLFRPNNQTSMLMTTLGMGMLLIGTLYLSQDAILQRIDLQFSDDMPNLVLYDIQTDQNDDILNIIEENEGRVLQNVPIISMRLAKWNGLTPSEVREDSTINVRGWALGREYRVTYRSELRESETLTDGEWIGEADGINSVVPISIATNIEDDLNVSVGDSLTFNVQGVPVETRIASIRDVDFTRPEPNFFVLFPSGVLEAAPQFFATVIQTSGDDQTNAIQQAVVQQHPNISAIDIGIALQSVQEFLNKIAMAVQFMALFSILTGFIVLGGSIAISRRQRTRESVLLRTLGANKKQISGIQTIEYALLGLLAGLTGLLLALVASWALAWFYFDLAFRPDLLSMLTITVLVVLSAVAIGWSGSRHIFKHSPIEVLRLEGEAT